From Ascaphus truei isolate aAscTru1 chromosome 17, aAscTru1.hap1, whole genome shotgun sequence, the proteins below share one genomic window:
- the LOC142467902 gene encoding retinoic acid-induced protein 3-like, whose product MSCPADDYEFLCNTAAAWGIVLETLAAAGVVFTLALMLALAIIFPRICDSAKRAIVPTQFIFLIGTLGIFGLTFAFIIQLNAQTCPTRFFLFGVLFAICFSCLLAHASKLVRLVRGGLGISWWVMLLIVIALTLVQIIIAILYVAVYLTRTPGLCSRTSGPQNLINLNRDFVLILIYVLLLMAITLLLSICSLCGSFKYWKRHGAHIYVTMFFSVGIWVAWIVMLLTGNASVLGPNIFTWDDPVRAIALVANGWVFLLMYMVPELCLMTRCQPDPTKDISQAQPRLLRQTIGIDNRVFTQEDTSQGPDSGRSSPSSPPRFDATLAMRDIDPSKEFTIPRPQQRPNSYMHYRSHDLSSM is encoded by the exons ATGTCTTGTCCTGCGGATGATTATGAGTTCCTTTGTAATACAGCAGCAGCATGGGGCATCGTATTGGAAACCTTGGCTGCGGCCGGGGTGGTCTTCACCCTCGCCCTCATGTTGGCTCTTGCCATTATCTTCCCTCGCATCTGTGATAGTGCCAAGCGAGCGATCGTTCCCACCCAATTCATCTTCCTCATTGGCACACTGGGGATCTTTGGCCTCACATTCGCCTTCATCATCCAACTGAATGCCCAGACCTGCCCAACGCGCTTTTTCCTTTTCGGTGTCCTGTTCGCCATCTGCTTCTCCTGCCTTCTGGCCCATGCCAGCAAGCTGGTGAGACTGGTCCGAGGTGGACTGGGCATCTCGTGGTGGGTGATGCTGCTGATTGTCATTGCCCTGACACTGGTGCAGATTATTATAGCTATTCTGTATGTAGCGGTTTATCTGACGAGGACACCAGGACTGTGTAGTCGTACATCTGGCCCTCAAAACTTGATTAATCTCAACCGTGACTTTGTGCTCATATTGATCTATGTCTTATTGCTCATGGCTATCACCCTTCTCCTGTCCATCTGCAGTCTATGTGGATCCTTCAAGTACTGGAAGAGACATGGTGCCCATATCTATGTCACTATGTTCTTCTCTGTGGGTATCTGGGTGGCCTGGATTGTTATGCTGCTGACGGGCAACGCATCTGTTCTAGGTCCTAACATTTTTACCTGGGATGACCCAGTGAGAGCCATAGCTCTGGTGGCCAATGGCTGGGTCTTCCTCCTAATGTACATGGTACCTGAGCTTTGCCTGATGACCCGGTGCCAACCAGATCCAACCAAAGACATTAGCCAAGCCCAACCACGTCTTCTCCGACAAACCATTGGGATAGACAACCGAGTTTTCACCCAGGAAGACACCAGCCAAG GCCCAGACTCTGGAAGAAGCTCCCCATCTTCTCCACCGCGATTCGATGCAACACTTGCAATGAGG gACATCGATCCTTCAAAGGAGTTCACCATACCTCGCCCACAGCAGCGTCCAAACTCGTACATGCACTACCGATCCCACGACCTCAGCTCCATGTAA